In Phreatobacter stygius, a genomic segment contains:
- a CDS encoding sensor histidine kinase: protein MLDRTPQTALEGSPVALNMRSGRPWTRLVHVLARGMRAVLNRSFSSLTRRIVLLNLAGLVALVSGILWLSQFRAGLIESRAQSLLVQGEIIAGAIAASAAVDGSVIPIDPDKLFEMQLGGSGASVDDPSALLEFPINPERVAPVLRRLTGPTETQARIYDREGNLILDSRNLYGRGDISTFDLPPIGQKPPFYEKWWNEVRRFLRGGGDFPIYRDVGFRNGKIYPEVAQALSGQKGSMVRVNDRGEVIVSVAIPVQRFRGVLGVLLLNTQGGEIDAVIDAERFQVLRVFLVAAFVMVVLSILMARTIAGPVRKLADGAEKVRRHHRSREEIPDFSHRRDEIGHLSRSLRDMTDALYARIASIESFAADVAHELKNPLTSLRSAVETLPLAKSDTSRSRLLEVIQHDVRRLDRLITDISDASRLDAELQRQEATKVDVAKLLSTLVTIANEVKRADGVKVSLSFEGGRPQDFVVPGHDSRISQVVTNLVDNARSFSTAGGEVRVTARKLKGAVEITVEDDGPGIRPDALQRIFERFYTDRPHQDYGQNSGLGLSISRQIIEAHGGRIWAENRPGPDDDEGEPTSLGARFVVRLPAV, encoded by the coding sequence ATGCTCGATCGGACGCCGCAAACTGCTCTTGAAGGCTCGCCCGTGGCCTTGAACATGCGGTCCGGGCGGCCCTGGACCCGGCTCGTCCATGTGCTCGCGCGCGGCATGCGCGCGGTGCTGAACCGGTCGTTCTCCAGCCTCACCCGCCGCATCGTGCTGCTCAATCTGGCGGGGCTGGTGGCCTTGGTCTCCGGCATTCTCTGGCTGTCGCAGTTTCGCGCCGGCCTGATCGAGTCGCGGGCGCAGAGCCTGCTGGTGCAGGGCGAGATCATCGCCGGCGCCATTGCCGCATCCGCCGCGGTCGACGGCTCGGTCATTCCGATCGATCCCGACAAGCTGTTCGAGATGCAGCTCGGCGGCTCCGGCGCCTCGGTCGACGATCCGAGCGCGCTCCTGGAATTCCCGATCAATCCCGAGCGTGTCGCCCCGGTGCTGCGCCGCCTGACCGGGCCAACCGAGACCCAGGCGCGCATCTATGACCGCGAAGGCAATCTCATTCTCGACAGCCGCAACCTCTATGGCCGCGGTGATATCTCGACCTTCGACCTGCCGCCGATCGGCCAGAAGCCGCCATTTTATGAGAAATGGTGGAACGAGGTCCGCCGCTTCCTGCGCGGCGGCGGCGATTTCCCGATCTATCGCGATGTCGGCTTTCGCAACGGCAAGATCTATCCGGAGGTTGCCCAGGCGCTGAGCGGCCAGAAGGGCAGCATGGTCAGGGTCAATGACCGCGGCGAGGTGATCGTTTCCGTAGCGATCCCGGTCCAGCGTTTCCGCGGCGTGCTCGGCGTGCTGCTGCTCAACACCCAGGGCGGCGAGATCGACGCGGTGATCGACGCCGAGCGGTTCCAGGTGCTGCGCGTCTTCCTGGTCGCCGCCTTCGTCATGGTGGTGCTGTCGATCCTGATGGCGCGAACCATTGCCGGCCCGGTCCGCAAGCTTGCCGACGGCGCCGAGAAGGTGCGCCGCCACCATCGCTCGCGCGAGGAAATCCCCGATTTCAGCCACCGCCGCGACGAGATCGGCCATTTGTCGCGGTCGCTGCGCGACATGACCGACGCGCTTTATGCGCGCATCGCCTCGATCGAGAGCTTCGCCGCCGATGTCGCCCATGAACTCAAGAACCCGCTGACCTCCCTGCGCTCGGCGGTCGAGACCTTGCCGCTCGCCAAGTCGGACACCTCGCGATCGCGCCTGCTCGAGGTGATCCAGCACGACGTCAGGCGGCTGGACCGGCTGATCACCGACATTTCCGATGCCAGCCGGCTGGATGCCGAGCTGCAACGCCAGGAGGCCACCAAGGTCGATGTCGCCAAGCTGCTCAGCACGCTTGTCACCATCGCCAACGAGGTCAAGCGTGCCGACGGCGTCAAGGTTTCCCTGAGTTTCGAGGGTGGCCGGCCGCAAGATTTCGTCGTGCCGGGCCATGACAGCCGGATCAGCCAGGTCGTCACCAATCTGGTCGACAATGCCCGCTCGTTCTCGACTGCCGGCGGCGAGGTCAGGGTCACCGCCCGCAAGCTGAAGGGCGCCGTCGAGATCACCGTCGAGGATGACGGCCCGGGCATTCGTCCCGATGCGCTGCAGCGCATCTTCGAGCGCTTCTACACCGATCGCCCGCACCAGGATTATGGCCAGAATTCCGGCCTCGGCCTGTCCATTTCCCGGCAGATCATCGAGGCCCACGGCGGTCGCATCTGGGCCGAGAACCGGCCCGGTCCCGATGACGACGAGGGCGAACCGACCAGCCTCGGTGCCCGCTTCGTCGTGCGCCTGCCGGCGGTCTGA
- a CDS encoding HPr family phosphocarrier protein: protein MADNETDCPPDAPAAEGEIVREVPILNKRGLHARASAKFVACADRFDAAVSVSRCGETVDGTSIMGLMMLAAGIGTSITVRATGREASEAIDAIAVLVADRFGEGE from the coding sequence ATGGCGGATAACGAGACCGACTGTCCGCCGGATGCGCCGGCCGCCGAGGGCGAGATCGTCCGTGAGGTGCCGATTCTCAACAAGCGCGGCCTGCATGCCCGCGCCTCGGCCAAATTTGTCGCCTGCGCCGACCGGTTCGATGCCGCGGTGAGCGTTTCCCGCTGCGGCGAGACCGTCGACGGCACCTCGATCATGGGCCTGATGATGCTGGCCGCCGGCATTGGCACCTCGATCACCGTCAGGGCGACCGGCCGTGAGGCCTCGGAAGCCATCGACGCCATTGCCGTCCTGGTCGCCGACCGGTTCGGCGAAGGCGAATAG
- a CDS encoding HPr kinase/phosphorylase translates to MPESAGRTVHASAVLVGAKAVLIRGASGAGKSRLVLGLIDAGRSGGLAFARLVADDRVRLEAAHGRLLVSAPQPIAGLVEERGRGVMACAYEAMAVVGLVVDLDAGDAARMPDPLALQTVVEGVIVSRLPVAPGCDPLPLVLSLLQGRR, encoded by the coding sequence ATGCCAGAAAGCGCCGGCCGCACGGTTCACGCAAGCGCCGTCCTGGTTGGCGCCAAGGCCGTGCTGATCCGCGGCGCTTCGGGCGCCGGCAAGTCGCGCCTGGTGCTCGGCCTGATCGACGCGGGGCGCTCCGGCGGGCTGGCTTTCGCCAGGCTTGTCGCCGACGACCGGGTCCGCCTCGAAGCGGCTCACGGCCGGCTGCTGGTCAGCGCACCTCAGCCGATCGCGGGCCTGGTCGAAGAGCGCGGCCGGGGCGTGATGGCCTGTGCCTACGAGGCCATGGCGGTGGTCGGTCTGGTCGTCGATCTCGATGCCGGCGATGCGGCCCGCATGCCGGACCCCCTGGCGCTGCAGACCGTCGTCGAAGGCGTCATAGTGTCGCGGCTTCCCGTGGCCCCGGGTTGCGATCCGCTGCCGCTTGTGCTCTCGCTATTGCAAGGGAGGCGATGA
- a CDS encoding PTS sugar transporter subunit IIA has translation MIGLVIVTHGQLAIEFRAAMEHVVGPQRQVETVAIGPNDDMDQRRRDIIAAVDHVDTGDGVAVLTDMFGGTPSNLAISVMNGRAVEVIAGINLPMLVKLATVRGEKPLQEAVLHAQEAGRKYINIASRVLAGH, from the coding sequence ATGATCGGTCTCGTCATCGTCACGCATGGTCAACTCGCCATCGAGTTCCGCGCCGCCATGGAACATGTGGTGGGACCACAGCGCCAGGTCGAAACGGTGGCCATAGGGCCGAATGACGACATGGATCAGCGTCGTCGCGACATCATCGCGGCCGTCGATCACGTCGATACCGGCGACGGTGTGGCCGTGCTGACCGACATGTTCGGCGGCACACCGTCCAACCTGGCCATTTCCGTCATGAACGGCCGTGCGGTCGAAGTGATCGCCGGCATCAATCTGCCGATGCTGGTCAAGCTGGCCACCGTGCGCGGCGAGAAGCCGCTGCAGGAAGCCGTGCTGCACGCCCAGGAGGCGGGCCGCAAATATATCAACATCGCCAGCCGCGTGCTTGCGGGTCATTGA
- a CDS encoding response regulator transcription factor: MPTIALVDDDRNILTSVAIALEAEGYRIVTYNDGASALDGFKQSPPDLAILDIKMPRMDGMELLRRLRQKTDMPVIFLTSKDEEIDELFGLKMGADDFIRKPFSQRLLVERVKAVLRRAQAKDPAAEAKTDAKVLERGKLRMDPERHTCTWDGHQVTLTVTEFLILQALATRPGVVKSRNALMDAAYDDQVYVDDRTIDSHIKRLRKKFKVVDDDFEMIETLYGVGYRFKE; the protein is encoded by the coding sequence ATGCCGACCATCGCACTCGTCGACGACGACCGGAACATTCTGACCTCGGTCGCGATCGCGCTCGAAGCCGAAGGTTATCGGATCGTGACCTACAATGACGGGGCTTCCGCGCTCGACGGATTCAAGCAGTCGCCGCCGGACCTCGCCATCCTCGACATCAAGATGCCGCGCATGGACGGCATGGAGCTGTTGCGCCGCCTGCGCCAGAAGACCGACATGCCGGTGATCTTCCTCACCTCCAAGGATGAGGAGATCGACGAACTGTTCGGCCTGAAGATGGGCGCCGACGATTTCATCCGGAAGCCGTTCTCGCAGCGCCTGCTGGTCGAGCGCGTCAAGGCGGTGCTGCGTCGTGCCCAGGCCAAGGATCCGGCCGCCGAAGCCAAGACCGACGCCAAGGTGCTGGAGCGCGGCAAGCTGCGCATGGATCCGGAGCGCCATACCTGCACCTGGGACGGCCATCAGGTGACGCTCACCGTCACCGAGTTCCTGATCCTGCAGGCCCTGGCCACGCGTCCCGGCGTTGTGAAGAGCCGCAACGCACTGATGGATGCGGCTTACGACGATCAGGTCTATGTCGACGACCGCACCATCGACAGCCACATCAAGCGCCTGCGCAAGAAGTTCAAGGTGGTCGATGACGACTTCGAGATGATCGAGACGCTTTACGGCGTCGGCTACCGCTTCAAGGAGTGA
- a CDS encoding c-type cytochrome: protein MDGFEFNKIAMALLLVGTSTLGGSILANDVIFKPTKPAKPGFEVAVAAAPAAGAAAAAAAPAKPIAEIMASANPANGAAVFRQCQACHNATKGGPNGAGPGLYGIVSRPHAASPGFNYSAAMKGKSAEPWSFEALFAFLGSPRTAIPGTTMSFAGIRSEQQRADLLAYLAQQADTPVALPK from the coding sequence ATGGACGGATTTGAATTCAACAAGATCGCGATGGCTCTGCTGCTGGTGGGGACGAGCACGCTTGGCGGCAGCATTCTCGCCAATGACGTGATCTTCAAGCCGACCAAGCCGGCAAAACCCGGTTTCGAGGTTGCCGTTGCGGCAGCGCCGGCTGCTGGCGCGGCCGCTGCTGCGGCCGCCCCGGCCAAGCCGATCGCCGAGATCATGGCCTCGGCCAATCCGGCCAACGGGGCCGCCGTGTTCCGCCAGTGCCAGGCCTGCCACAATGCCACCAAGGGCGGTCCGAACGGCGCCGGCCCAGGCCTTTACGGTATTGTCAGCCGCCCGCATGCCGCTTCGCCCGGCTTCAATTATTCGGCCGCCATGAAAGGCAAGAGCGCGGAGCCCTGGAGCTTCGAGGCGCTGTTCGCCTTCCTCGGCTCGCCGCGCACCGCCATTCCCGGCACCACCATGTCGTTTGCCGGCATCCGCTCCGAGCAGCAGCGCGCCGACCTTCTGGCCTATCTGGCGCAGCAGGCCGATACGCCGGTCGCGCTGCCGAAATAG